A region from the Oncorhynchus tshawytscha isolate Ot180627B linkage group LG26, Otsh_v2.0, whole genome shotgun sequence genome encodes:
- the LOC112225666 gene encoding nuclear factor erythroid 2-related factor 2: MMEIEMPKIHPSQQDIDLIDILWRQDIDLGAGREVFDYCQRQKEHELQQQREQEEDKRLQQQREQEKALLAQLQLDEETGEFVPRLATSGQPLQTATSAAPSQVIQDVSFTVDGDALSFDECMQLLAETFPLVEATETTSSCLDAVVALAPNSSHIMMKSDPPALTQLPLLTAPLPSQRTSPDLEQAWMELLSLPELQQCLNMQMEDTREQTGGYLPTNTTPEVQDPNYSFYPLPNLAEVASNTADVCPPEFINTFEESFPNIAPLDHLNQMTLKAPDLNTHFSADTFCDIFYPDVVHTKVTSVTLPCGQGNGGNSLAEIPNKPTFTPMELQDLSPGDTFDRDNKPEIMTECPDSDSGVSVEASSYSSSPEKSMYGDRSFGGYSDSDMDEMDSNPGSAQSDYSEMFSLSFQPDGLQTPLSVLPQQRDKEPKHAKTEPDDETGHSESPFTKDKKRRRSEKRLSRDEQRAKALQIPFTVDMIIDLPVDDFNEMMSKHQLNEAQLALVRDIRRRGKNKVAAQNCRKRKMENITELEYDLDSLKEEKERLQTEKTKNDSSLRKMKQQLNTLYLEVFGLLRDEEGKPYSPLEYSLQQTTDGTVFLVPRIKKTLSKKKDS, encoded by the exons ATGATGGAAATTGAGATGCCTAAAATTCATCCTAGTCAACAG GACATAGACCTGATCGACATCTTGTGGAGGCAGGACATAGATCTGGGTGCGGGGCGCGAGGTGTTTGACTACTGCCAGCGTCAGAAGGAGCACGAGCTgcagcagcagagggagcaggaggaggacaagaggctgcagcagcagagggagcaggagaAGGCCCTGCTTGCTCAGCTGCAGCTGGATGAGGAGACGGGGGAGTTTGTGCCCCGCCTTGCGACCAGCGGACAGCCACTGCAGACGGCTACCTCCGCCGCACCCTCTCAAGTCATACAg GATGTCAGCTTCACTGTAGATGGGGATGCCTTATCATTTGATGAATGTATGCAACTGCTGGCAGAGACATTTCCTTTGGTAGAGGCAACTGAG ACTACCTCTTCCTGTCTGGATGCCGTCGTAGCTCTAGCACCCAACAGCAGTCACATCATGATGAAATCTGATCCGCCAGCTTTGACCCAGCTGCCTCTACTCACAGCCCCACTGCCCTCACAAAGGACCTCCCCAGATTTGGAGCAGGCCTGGATGGAACTTTTGTCCCTCCCTGAGCTGCAG CAATGTCTGAATATGCAAATGGAGGACACACGGGAGCAGACCGGAGGATATCTGCCGACTAACACCACCCCTGAGGTGCAGGATCCAAACTACAGCTTCTACCCATTGCCCAACCTGGCAGAGGTGGCGTCAAACACAGCAGATGTCTGCCCACCTGAATTCATCAACACCTTTGAGGAGAGCTTTCCCAACATCGCTCCACTGGACCATCTCAATCAGATGACTCTGAAGGCTCCAGATCTCAATACTCATTTCAGTGCAGACACTTTCTGTGACATATTTTACCCAGACGTTGTCCACACAAAAGTGACCAGTGTCACCTTGCCTTGTGGCCAAGGAAATGGAGGTAACTCATTGGCAGAAATACCAAACAAGCCTACTTTTACACCAATGGAATTACAGGACCTTTCTCCTGGAGATACATTTGACAGAGACAACAAACCTGAGATAATGACAGAATGTCCAGATTCTGATTCGGGTGTTTCTGTGGAGGCAAGCTCATACTCTAGCTCTCCTGAGAAATCCATGTATGGGGACCGCTCCTTTGGTGGCTACAGCGATTCAGACATGGATGAGATGGACAGTAACCCTGGGAGTGCACAGTCTGACTACTCCGAGATGTTCTCACTGTCTTTCCAACCAGATGGCCTGCAGACACCTCTTTCTGTGTTACCTCAGCAGCGGGACAAAGAGCCCAAACATGCCAAGACTGAGCCAGATGACGAGACTGGCCACAGTGAATCGCCCTTCACCAAAGACAAGAAGAGGAGGCGCTCCGAGAAGCGTCTCTCTAGAGACGAGCAGCGAGCCAAGGCCCTCCAGATCCCCTTCACCGTGGACATGATCATCGACCTGCCCGTGGATGACTTCAACGAGATGATGTCCAAGCACCAGCTCAACGAGGCCCAGCTGGCCCTGGTCAGAGACATCCGACGGCGGGGCAAGAACAAGGTGGCTGCCCAGAACTGCCGCAAGCGCAAGATGGAGAACATCACGGAGCTGGAATATGACCTGGACTCgctgaaggaggagaaggagcgaCTGCAGACAGAGAAGACCAAGAATGACAGCAGCTTGCGGAAGATGAAGCAGCAGCTCAACACCTTGTACCTGGAGGTGTTCGGTCTGCTGAGGGACGAGGAGGGGAAGCCCTATTCCCCATTGGAGTACTCCCTCCAGCAGACCACCGATGGCACAGTCTTCCTCGTCCCCCGCATTAAAAAGACACTTAGCAAGAAAAAGGACAGCTAG